A window of the Synechococcus sp. M16.1 genome harbors these coding sequences:
- a CDS encoding SDR family oxidoreductase: MATFLVTGANRGIGLEYCRQLKARGDDVVAVCRQTSDELECLGVRVEAGLELSDSQAIDDLMRRLDGLPLDGVILNAGILQSMGLMDLDPSGIRRQFEVNALAPLLLARALVDQMPNGAKLVLMTSRMGSIDDNSSGGSYGYRMSKVALNMAGKSLAIDLEPRGIAVAILHPGLVRTRMIRFNPSGIPPEQSVKGLLARIDGLTMATSGSFWHANGELLPW; the protein is encoded by the coding sequence ATGGCGACGTTTCTGGTCACCGGCGCAAACCGTGGGATCGGCTTGGAATACTGCAGGCAGCTCAAGGCCCGTGGCGATGACGTGGTGGCCGTTTGCCGTCAAACCAGTGATGAACTGGAGTGCCTAGGGGTGCGGGTGGAAGCCGGCCTTGAGTTGAGCGACAGCCAAGCCATTGATGACCTGATGCGGCGACTGGATGGTTTGCCCCTCGATGGCGTCATCCTCAATGCCGGGATTTTGCAGTCGATGGGCCTGATGGATTTGGATCCCTCCGGGATTCGCCGCCAGTTTGAGGTGAACGCCCTTGCTCCTTTGCTGCTGGCCAGGGCGTTGGTGGATCAGATGCCCAACGGAGCGAAGTTGGTGCTGATGACCAGCCGCATGGGGTCCATCGACGACAACAGTTCGGGAGGCTCCTATGGCTATCGGATGTCGAAGGTGGCGCTCAACATGGCCGGAAAGTCGTTGGCGATTGATCTGGAACCGCGGGGCATCGCCGTGGCGATCTTGCATCCCGGATTGGTGCGCACTCGCATGATTCGCTTCAATCCCAGCGGGATCCCCCCCGAGCAGTCGGTGAAGGGGCTGTTGGCCCGGATCGATGGCTTGACCATGGCCACCAGCGGCAGCTTCTGGCATGCCAATGGTGAGTTGTTGCCATGGTGA
- a CDS encoding sulfite exporter TauE/SafE family protein, with amino-acid sequence MQIALLGIAIGANALSALAGGGAGLVQLPALILLGLPFSMALATHKVASVALGLGASGRHWRASSLDLKRSALVLAAGLPGVFVGASMVLALPDQVATASLGLLTLGLGVYSARKPDLGTTDQPYPLTARTVGLGSCGLFIIGVLNGSLTSGTGLFVTLWLVRWFGLSYARAVAHTLVLVGLGWNGTGALVLGLSGEIRWDWLPPLVLGSLIGGFLGAHYSLVKGSRLVKKAFEILALLMGGSLLIRSL; translated from the coding sequence ATGCAAATCGCCCTGCTGGGCATCGCCATTGGCGCCAATGCCCTCTCGGCTCTGGCGGGAGGGGGAGCAGGACTGGTGCAACTGCCCGCCCTCATCCTTCTGGGCCTTCCTTTCTCCATGGCATTGGCCACCCACAAGGTGGCCAGTGTTGCGCTGGGGCTGGGAGCGAGTGGGCGTCATTGGCGTGCCAGCAGTCTTGATCTGAAACGCTCAGCGCTGGTGTTGGCGGCCGGTCTTCCAGGTGTGTTTGTGGGAGCCAGCATGGTTCTTGCGCTGCCCGATCAAGTGGCCACAGCGAGCCTTGGGCTGCTGACCCTTGGGCTGGGGGTTTATTCGGCTCGGAAACCGGATCTGGGGACGACAGACCAGCCCTACCCGCTAACAGCCCGCACCGTTGGGCTTGGCAGTTGCGGGCTGTTCATCATTGGCGTTCTCAACGGTTCCCTCACCTCAGGCACGGGGTTGTTCGTCACCCTGTGGCTGGTGCGCTGGTTTGGGCTGAGCTACGCCAGAGCCGTTGCTCACACCCTGGTGCTGGTGGGCCTGGGGTGGAATGGCACCGGGGCGCTGGTGCTGGGTTTGAGCGGCGAAATCCGTTGGGACTGGCTTCCACCGCTGGTGCTGGGTTCACTGATCGGAGGCTTCCTGGGGGCCCACTATTCCCTGGTGAAAGGAAGCCGCCTGGTCAAAAAAGCGTTCGAGATCTTGGCGCTGCTGATGGGAGGATCACTCCTGATCCGCAGCCTCTGA
- a CDS encoding ParA family protein has product MFLTVFGQKGGVAKTCTSIHLACVWAQQDLSVCVVDADRNRSATAYAARGMLPFEVVPVEAAAKATRHAQVIITDGQASSHEDELKNLSAGADLVLLPTTPQARSVELTVELSSILRQMDTMHAALLVKVDSRKQRLAQEARQILEGFDVDVMQAEIPLLAAFEKAEVEGVCVSNAVDDRGRADLRRMGGWAAYCQAAVQIRDRLSAATPDAISA; this is encoded by the coding sequence ATGTTTTTGACTGTCTTTGGCCAGAAGGGTGGTGTGGCAAAAACCTGCACCAGCATTCATTTGGCTTGTGTCTGGGCCCAGCAGGACCTGTCGGTGTGTGTTGTTGATGCGGATCGCAACCGCTCGGCAACCGCCTACGCAGCCCGGGGGATGCTTCCGTTTGAAGTGGTGCCTGTGGAGGCTGCAGCAAAGGCCACCCGCCATGCCCAAGTGATCATCACCGACGGGCAGGCCAGCAGTCACGAGGATGAACTCAAGAATCTTTCGGCCGGAGCAGATCTTGTTTTGCTGCCCACTACGCCGCAGGCGAGATCGGTTGAGCTCACTGTTGAACTCTCCTCAATCCTCAGGCAGATGGACACCATGCATGCCGCATTGTTGGTGAAGGTGGACAGCCGAAAACAACGGCTTGCGCAGGAAGCACGCCAAATTTTGGAGGGTTTTGATGTGGATGTGATGCAGGCGGAAATCCCCTTGTTGGCGGCGTTTGAAAAAGCAGAAGTGGAGGGTGTTTGTGTGTCGAATGCCGTCGATGACCGTGGCCGTGCCGATCTGAGGCGCATGGGGGGATGGGCGGCCTATTGCCAGGCCGCTGTTCAGATCCGTGATCGCTTGTCGGCAGCAACGCCTGACGCCATTAGTGCTTGA
- a CDS encoding DoxX family protein, translating into MIRAILTRPIAGDLGLLLLRVFTGALLIHHGYEKLANIENFADAFVRPLHLPFPILLSYVAAFSEVIGSWLLITGLLTRMGALAVAGTISVAIYHAIVTAGFNIYLLELLGLYFAAAVAVLACGPGVFSIDELIARRLEPDMQFSAAEDTDFAAGEAAVLEEAVASR; encoded by the coding sequence GTGATTCGCGCCATTCTGACCCGCCCCATTGCTGGCGATCTCGGTCTGCTCCTGCTTCGGGTGTTCACCGGCGCGCTGCTGATTCACCACGGTTACGAAAAGCTCGCCAATATCGAGAACTTTGCGGATGCATTTGTTCGCCCTCTGCATCTGCCCTTCCCGATCCTTCTCTCCTACGTCGCAGCGTTCTCGGAGGTGATCGGCAGCTGGCTGTTGATCACTGGCTTGCTGACGCGGATGGGAGCCTTGGCAGTCGCCGGGACCATCTCCGTCGCCATCTATCACGCCATCGTCACAGCGGGCTTCAACATCTATCTGCTGGAGCTTCTTGGCCTTTATTTCGCGGCTGCCGTGGCCGTTCTCGCCTGTGGACCAGGCGTCTTTTCGATTGACGAGCTCATCGCCCGTCGCCTTGAGCCCGACATGCAGTTTTCCGCTGCGGAAGACACGGATTTCGCCGCTGGCGAAGCCGCTGTTCTGGAAGAAGCCGTGGCCAGCCGCTGA
- a CDS encoding nuclear transport factor 2 family protein: protein MTTPMLHPPLDAEQIRALFTKPYGTPGPTAAQWKAVYASDVHFTDPTQERQGIDAYILAQDGLMQRCDDVFLETESVVVNGETAFVEWRMGLKIKGIEFIYPGATRLRFNPDGKIGDHRDYFDFVGPTFAPVPVIGGLVRWLYKRFVA from the coding sequence ATGACAACACCCATGCTTCATCCTCCGCTGGACGCAGAACAGATTCGTGCCCTGTTCACCAAGCCCTACGGCACGCCAGGCCCTACAGCTGCGCAGTGGAAAGCCGTCTATGCCAGTGACGTGCATTTCACCGATCCAACCCAGGAACGGCAGGGCATTGACGCCTACATCCTTGCCCAGGATGGTCTGATGCAGCGCTGTGATGACGTGTTCCTGGAAACGGAATCGGTGGTGGTGAACGGTGAAACAGCCTTTGTTGAATGGCGCATGGGCCTCAAGATCAAAGGGATTGAGTTCATCTACCCCGGGGCGACCCGGCTCCGCTTCAATCCAGATGGAAAGATCGGGGACCACCGCGATTATTTCGATTTCGTCGGCCCCACGTTTGCTCCAGTGCCCGTAATTGGTGGATTGGTGCGGTGGCTTTACAAACGCTTCGTTGCCTGA
- a CDS encoding DUF2130 domain-containing protein codes for MHDIICPHCNTAFKVDEAGYADILKQVRDREFEQQLNKRLALAEQDKRNAIELTVAKKDREMQTLEAQLKQSAIHQELAIKDAVNKAEKQRDRIAAELQQIREQQATELRLAETKFAKEMQALTLQKDSEVRDLQAKLQAGAMQRQLAVNEAVSSVEKQRDALQSGLKEAELKHQLESQSLKDRYEAQLSDRDQAIERLRDMKARLSTKMVGETLEQHCETEFNRIRAAAFPKAYFEKDNDARSGSKGDYIFRDQDEHNNEIISIMFEMKNEADTTATKKKNEDFLKELNKDRNEKNCEYAVLVSLLEPENELYNSGIVDVSHRFPKTYIIRPQFFIPFITLLRNAAMKSLEYKAELALVKAQNIDVTNFENDLETFKTAFSRNYDLASRRFQTAIDEIDKSIDHLQKTKEALMGADRNLRLANDKAQDVTVKKLTRHNPTMTAKFADLNNAPDQKSA; via the coding sequence ATGCACGACATCATTTGCCCTCACTGCAATACCGCCTTCAAGGTGGATGAGGCCGGGTATGCCGACATCCTCAAGCAGGTGAGGGATCGTGAATTTGAACAGCAACTGAACAAGCGCCTGGCCCTCGCCGAACAGGACAAACGCAATGCCATCGAGTTGACCGTTGCCAAAAAAGACAGGGAAATGCAAACGCTTGAGGCCCAACTCAAGCAAAGTGCAATCCATCAGGAACTGGCGATTAAAGATGCGGTGAATAAAGCGGAGAAGCAGCGTGATCGCATTGCCGCTGAGCTCCAGCAAATTCGTGAGCAGCAGGCCACAGAACTACGCCTGGCTGAAACCAAATTCGCCAAAGAAATGCAGGCGCTGACGCTGCAAAAAGATAGTGAAGTGAGGGATTTGCAGGCGAAGCTCCAGGCTGGAGCCATGCAGCGCCAGCTGGCCGTGAATGAAGCGGTCAGTTCCGTGGAGAAGCAACGCGATGCACTTCAAAGCGGCTTGAAGGAAGCGGAACTGAAGCATCAACTGGAATCTCAATCACTGAAAGATCGCTACGAAGCCCAGCTCAGTGATCGAGATCAGGCCATTGAACGCTTGCGCGACATGAAGGCGCGGCTTTCCACCAAAATGGTGGGAGAAACCCTCGAGCAGCACTGCGAAACCGAATTCAACAGGATTCGTGCAGCGGCTTTCCCCAAGGCCTATTTCGAAAAAGACAACGACGCGCGCAGTGGAAGCAAGGGTGACTACATCTTCCGCGACCAGGACGAACACAACAACGAAATCATCTCGATCATGTTTGAGATGAAAAATGAGGCTGATACAACGGCCACCAAAAAGAAAAACGAAGACTTTCTCAAAGAGCTAAATAAAGATAGAAACGAAAAAAATTGCGAGTATGCGGTGCTCGTCTCCCTACTGGAGCCTGAAAATGAGCTTTACAATTCAGGCATTGTTGATGTGTCTCATCGCTTCCCGAAGACCTACATCATTCGCCCACAATTCTTTATTCCATTCATCACATTGCTCCGCAATGCAGCCATGAAGTCTCTGGAATACAAGGCTGAACTAGCTCTGGTGAAGGCACAGAACATTGATGTCACCAATTTCGAGAACGACCTCGAAACCTTCAAAACAGCCTTCTCACGCAACTACGACCTCGCCTCCAGACGCTTCCAAACGGCAATCGATGAAATCGATAAGTCGATCGATCACCTCCAAAAAACCAAAGAGGCCCTGATGGGTGCTGATCGAAACCTGAGGCTTGCCAATGACAAGGCACAGGATGTGACCGTTAAAAAGTTGACCCGACACAATCCAACGATGACAGCCAAGTTTGCTGACTTGAACAACGCTCCTGATCAGAAATCGGCCTGA
- a CDS encoding DUF1499 domain-containing protein, producing the protein MLFHLAGPVPADLGVRNGALRDCPTTAHCSSQNWASSDPMADFSKLSGLVQESPRTVVIDQTETYLHAEASSAFFGFVDDLELFADRDNNRIKARSESRLGDSDLGVNAARLAALRAGLES; encoded by the coding sequence ATGCTCTTCCATCTTGCAGGCCCCGTCCCTGCGGATCTCGGCGTGCGCAACGGGGCGTTGCGCGACTGCCCGACAACAGCTCACTGTTCCAGCCAAAACTGGGCGAGCTCCGACCCGATGGCTGACTTCAGCAAGCTGAGTGGGTTGGTGCAGGAGTCGCCGCGGACAGTTGTGATTGATCAGACCGAGACCTACCTGCATGCCGAGGCCAGCAGCGCTTTCTTTGGCTTTGTGGATGACCTGGAGCTGTTCGCTGATCGCGACAACAACCGGATCAAGGCACGGTCCGAGTCGCGTCTCGGCGACTCGGATCTTGGTGTGAACGCCGCACGATTGGCGGCGTTGCGGGCGGGGCTGGAGAGCTGA
- the rpsU gene encoding 30S ribosomal protein S21 — MSQVTVGENEGIESALRRFKRSVAKAGIFSDLRRIRHHETPVEKYKGKLKQRSRNRRR; from the coding sequence ATGAGTCAGGTCACAGTCGGCGAAAACGAAGGTATTGAATCCGCGTTGCGTCGCTTCAAGCGCTCCGTCGCCAAAGCCGGCATCTTTTCTGATCTGCGTCGGATCCGTCACCACGAGACCCCCGTTGAGAAATACAAGGGCAAGCTGAAGCAGCGTTCACGCAACCGTCGTCGCTGA
- a CDS encoding glycosyl hydrolase family 57, with amino-acid sequence MTGCPPISGREADIAAVMLPPRHVWANSAIDLEQLRSGFACALHMHQPTVPAGANNSLISHLQYMLDHPNEGDNHNAEPFAHCYRRLADLLPELINEGCNPRIMLDYSGNLLWGIEQMGRGDIGDALHYLACDPLMQGHVEWLGTFWSHAVAPSTPIPDLKLQINAWQQQFAACFGSAALERVKGFSPPEMALPNHPDTLFEFIKALKEAGYQWLLVQEHSVERMDGSPLPRSQCFIPNQLLARNSRGEEISMTALIKTQGSDTKLVGQMQPYYEALGCEQQRLGDVALPSLVSQIADGENGGVMMNEFPEAFRQANRHIRDNPNGTVAINGSEYLEALERKGVNRHHFPTIQAVQQHRLWQELDNNASAEAMEETISKLRADDTSFSMEGASWTNDLSWVEGYANVLGPMNQLSAQFHALFDPSVAADPTTTGTRAYQEALLHVLLLETSCFRYWGQGTWTDYAQEIHRRGEELLNQRTATAPTS; translated from the coding sequence ATGACAGGCTGTCCCCCGATCAGCGGACGCGAAGCGGACATCGCCGCTGTGATGCTGCCCCCGCGTCACGTGTGGGCCAACAGCGCGATCGATCTGGAACAACTGCGTTCCGGATTTGCCTGTGCTCTTCACATGCACCAACCAACGGTGCCGGCGGGGGCGAACAACAGCTTGATCTCCCATCTTCAATACATGCTCGATCACCCCAACGAGGGTGACAACCACAACGCAGAGCCATTCGCCCACTGCTATCGGCGTCTTGCCGACCTGCTGCCTGAACTGATCAACGAAGGCTGTAACCCAAGAATCATGCTCGACTACTCGGGCAATCTGCTCTGGGGAATCGAGCAGATGGGGCGCGGCGACATTGGCGATGCACTCCACTACCTCGCCTGTGACCCTTTGATGCAGGGACATGTGGAGTGGCTTGGAACCTTCTGGAGCCATGCCGTGGCTCCATCCACACCCATCCCAGACCTGAAACTGCAAATCAACGCCTGGCAACAGCAGTTCGCGGCCTGTTTTGGCAGCGCTGCCCTGGAGCGAGTCAAGGGGTTCTCACCGCCGGAGATGGCTTTGCCCAACCATCCCGACACCCTGTTCGAATTCATCAAAGCCCTCAAAGAAGCTGGATATCAGTGGCTTCTGGTGCAAGAGCACAGCGTTGAACGCATGGACGGCAGTCCACTGCCGCGCAGCCAATGCTTCATTCCCAATCAACTTCTCGCCAGAAACAGTCGAGGCGAGGAGATCAGCATGACGGCATTGATTAAAACCCAGGGGTCTGACACCAAACTTGTGGGCCAGATGCAGCCTTATTACGAGGCATTGGGTTGCGAACAGCAACGTCTTGGTGACGTTGCACTGCCATCCCTGGTGAGCCAGATCGCCGACGGAGAAAACGGTGGGGTGATGATGAATGAATTCCCAGAGGCGTTCCGGCAGGCCAATCGCCACATCCGTGACAACCCCAACGGCACCGTGGCCATCAACGGCAGTGAATACCTTGAGGCCCTGGAGCGCAAGGGCGTGAATCGCCACCACTTCCCCACCATCCAGGCCGTGCAACAACACCGCCTTTGGCAAGAGCTTGACAACAACGCCTCAGCCGAAGCGATGGAAGAGACCATCAGCAAACTGAGGGCTGACGACACCAGCTTCAGCATGGAGGGTGCGTCCTGGACCAACGACCTGAGCTGGGTTGAGGGTTACGCCAACGTGCTGGGCCCGATGAATCAACTCAGCGCTCAGTTTCATGCGCTGTTCGACCCCTCAGTCGCCGCAGACCCCACCACCACCGGGACCCGGGCTTATCAGGAAGCGTTGCTGCATGTGCTGCTGCTGGAAACCAGTTGTTTTCGCTACTGGGGTCAAGGAACCTGGACCGACTATGCCCAGGAGATCCATCGCCGCGGAGAGGAGCTGTTGAATCAGAGAACGGCAACGGCTCCAACCAGCTGA
- a CDS encoding early protein (E6), with translation MPSSPRNRIGEVYGKLTVVRASERRTKAGNAFWWCRCSCGAEREVPSDKLSLNTARRKPTVNACETCSRELQIEGVYRKNDREEKQRRQAALEARSQLKGRVPDRWLSLPLTDAHARELGRKLFFRGTICLRGHLAPYRINGGCQACSGQTPSAANSPSTKPKGS, from the coding sequence ATGCCCTCCAGTCCACGCAACCGCATTGGCGAGGTTTACGGCAAACTCACCGTGGTGCGCGCATCCGAACGGCGAACCAAAGCAGGAAACGCTTTTTGGTGGTGCCGCTGCAGCTGCGGGGCCGAGCGGGAAGTGCCCAGCGACAAGTTGTCGCTGAACACGGCTCGCCGCAAGCCCACCGTGAATGCCTGTGAAACCTGTTCCCGCGAACTTCAAATTGAAGGGGTTTATCGCAAAAACGATCGAGAAGAAAAACAACGCCGCCAAGCAGCGCTGGAAGCCAGATCACAGCTAAAGGGTCGAGTACCTGATCGCTGGCTTTCCCTGCCGCTCACAGATGCCCACGCGCGAGAACTGGGACGAAAACTCTTCTTCCGCGGCACAATTTGCCTGCGTGGACACCTCGCGCCCTACCGCATCAACGGCGGTTGTCAGGCTTGTTCCGGTCAGACTCCATCCGCGGCAAATTCGCCATCAACCAAGCCCAAAGGGTCATAA
- a CDS encoding ATP-binding protein: MIGPPGSGKSTLAAILAPLLPARVIANDVLREQLWGDANVQGPWSELEPHLHGAIDRAIADGDNVLVDATHAQLNWRQGLMQRSMGGQHLPWTGWWLQTPLDQCLVWNRCRQRCVPEAVIRAMHLSLNSPPNRPDLSEGFASLIRLNPAGSQLSDQINRALQTILDPLP, translated from the coding sequence TTGATCGGCCCCCCGGGCAGCGGCAAGTCCACCCTCGCGGCGATCCTCGCTCCGCTGCTCCCTGCACGGGTGATCGCCAATGACGTACTGAGGGAACAACTGTGGGGAGATGCGAATGTGCAGGGTCCTTGGTCTGAATTGGAACCGCATCTGCATGGCGCCATCGACCGCGCCATCGCCGATGGCGACAACGTGCTGGTGGATGCAACCCATGCGCAACTCAACTGGCGCCAGGGGTTGATGCAGCGAAGCATGGGGGGCCAGCACCTGCCATGGACCGGCTGGTGGTTGCAGACACCATTGGATCAGTGCCTGGTCTGGAACCGCTGCCGCCAACGGTGCGTTCCAGAGGCCGTGATTCGAGCGATGCACCTGAGCCTGAATAGCCCCCCCAACAGGCCCGACCTCAGCGAAGGATTCGCAAGCTTGATCCGCCTCAATCCCGCCGGCTCACAGCTCAGCGATCAGATCAACCGGGCCCTCCAAACCATCCTTGATCCCTTGCCATGA
- a CDS encoding phenylpyruvate tautomerase MIF-related protein, with amino-acid sequence MPLINVRTSLPALKDGSALLQELSSELANQTGKPEAYVMTLLETGVPMTFAGSHEPCAYVEVKSIGALRPPAMTAAFCELIQARTGIPANRVYIGFEDVQASCWGWNGNTFG; translated from the coding sequence ATGCCTCTGATCAATGTGCGCACGTCGCTTCCAGCGTTGAAAGACGGATCGGCGTTGCTGCAGGAGCTTTCGTCTGAGTTGGCCAACCAGACGGGCAAGCCGGAGGCCTACGTGATGACGCTCCTGGAGACGGGCGTGCCGATGACCTTCGCCGGGAGCCACGAGCCCTGTGCCTACGTGGAGGTGAAGTCGATCGGTGCCCTGCGTCCGCCCGCGATGACGGCCGCATTCTGTGAACTGATCCAGGCACGCACGGGAATCCCTGCCAACCGGGTGTACATCGGTTTTGAGGATGTGCAGGCCAGCTGTTGGGGTTGGAACGGCAACACCTTTGGGTAA
- a CDS encoding J domain-containing protein — MGFDPRQWSGGRPEQRVTSNVEALLAENDALRREVLRLNRELERLQRQQRQRIRTEPRSHRPWTEPSAQAPPRISSQQVLAWGQALAQQPGWTALRQRGLELLIEQLNRSGFPAHLTLEQRLDRLVRGLGTDLMAAVGAKPNKQTTAVLAAFALFGVRASEWLDEDPQRVVEQLRQRQDQSGSRRQGRRTRTDQRQTDRQDDGHARDPRRAALRVLGLEANASLAEIKQAHRKLVKQHHPDLGGSAEAFRRVNEAYQSLVQ; from the coding sequence TTGGGCTTTGATCCGCGTCAGTGGTCAGGCGGACGCCCTGAACAACGGGTCACCAGCAATGTTGAGGCGTTGCTGGCGGAGAACGACGCTTTGCGTCGCGAGGTGTTGCGGCTCAACCGTGAGTTGGAGCGACTGCAACGTCAGCAACGCCAACGCATTCGTACGGAGCCCAGATCCCATCGCCCCTGGACTGAGCCATCGGCACAAGCTCCACCGCGCATCAGCAGCCAACAGGTGCTGGCCTGGGGGCAGGCCCTGGCTCAGCAGCCGGGATGGACGGCACTGCGTCAGCGCGGATTGGAGCTGTTGATCGAGCAGCTCAACCGCAGTGGTTTTCCTGCCCACTTAACCCTTGAACAGCGGTTGGATCGGTTGGTTCGGGGGCTGGGAACAGATCTCATGGCGGCGGTGGGAGCCAAGCCGAACAAGCAAACAACGGCCGTTCTGGCGGCGTTTGCCTTGTTTGGGGTTCGCGCCAGTGAATGGCTGGATGAGGATCCACAGCGTGTGGTGGAGCAGTTGCGTCAGCGGCAGGACCAATCAGGTTCAAGGCGGCAGGGTCGCCGCACCCGAACGGACCAACGTCAAACGGATCGTCAGGACGATGGCCACGCCCGTGATCCACGCCGTGCCGCTTTAAGGGTGTTGGGCTTGGAGGCCAACGCGTCCCTCGCTGAGATCAAGCAGGCGCATCGAAAACTGGTGAAGCAGCACCATCCCGATCTCGGTGGTTCTGCTGAGGCGTTCCGACGCGTCAATGAGGCGTATCAGTCGTTGGTTCAGTGA
- a CDS encoding DUF4278 domain-containing protein, with amino-acid sequence MTLTYRGQKYNQNNAAASNAQRPVLVYRGQKVAR; translated from the coding sequence ATGACCCTGACCTATCGCGGCCAGAAGTACAACCAGAACAACGCTGCTGCGTCCAACGCTCAGCGCCCAGTTCTTGTTTACCGCGGTCAGAAAGTCGCCCGCTGA
- a CDS encoding CP12 domain-containing protein — translation MKTIDEHIQKDQEEFLKALSEHNEGKVRHLTEELQWLLDHKKEFPDDPHDPSPLELFCEQNPDEPECLVYDD, via the coding sequence ATGAAAACGATTGACGAGCACATTCAGAAGGACCAGGAGGAGTTCCTTAAGGCCCTTTCTGAGCACAACGAAGGCAAGGTGCGTCATCTCACGGAGGAGCTGCAGTGGCTGTTGGATCACAAGAAGGAATTTCCTGATGATCCCCATGACCCCTCACCCCTTGAGCTGTTCTGCGAGCAGAACCCCGATGAGCCCGAGTGCCTGGTCTACGACGACTGA